Below is a genomic region from bacterium.
TTGGGGGTTGGGGTAATGAAAGTCTCCCCAATTCGTATTTAATGATCGCCTCCCACAGCGAGACAATACTTAAGTAGACTTCGTTAATAGGATTACGAATGGTATCTCGCATATCTTCTGGTAATCGTTTGTCCCCGCTGATGAACCAGAGAAAGATGTGACTATCCAAAAGTAGTTTCATTGTTCTTCAAACTCCTGAATGATACTTTCTGGCAATGGATTGTCAAAGTCATCTGATACGATAAACTCTCCCTTGCATAATCCAAAAGGTCGTAGTTGTTTAGAAGTCGAAACAACAGGTCTGAATTCTGCCAGTGGCTTACCATCCTTCATAACAACAATCGTCTCTCCAGATTCCACATGTGGAAGATAAACCGATAAATTTTGTTTTATTTCATCTACACTAATTTGAACCATTTTAAAAAATCCCCGTAACTATTCAGCCACTGATTAACACAGATTAGCACGGATAAAAAAATAGTAAGCATTCAGGTGGTGTAACAAAAGGAGATGTGGAGATTAAGGAGATAGGGAGATATTATTAAAAAAATTGAAATTAATAGAAACTAATAGAAATTTATGGAAATTTGTTGTTTTCCACAATCAATTTCTACCTATTTCTATAAATTTCAATCTATTTCTATTATCTTATCTCCATATCACTCTTATCTCCTTATCCCCTTTCTTACACTTTTGATATATAGCCTGAACGGTTACAAAAAATAAAATCAGTGTTTCATCTGTGTCCATCTGTGGCTGAATAGTTACAAATCCCCTTCCTACCTTTTTGTGTTCCCGCGTTTCTAACGATCAAGTTCAGCGGCGGCGGAACGCCGTCCGCTGCAACGATTGGTTATCTGATTGACTACCTTGAAATTTTCTTTCTTTTCGTTATTTCGCAGATTTTGAAAAAAAGTGTGCAGATCATAATTTGCTTGCTTTGCAAGTTCTTCACCTGCTTTGTGGACATCTTGGACAATTGAGTCTTGCCACATAGTTACACCTCCATTAACTCCTCTGGTGTGCAAATAATCGGTGTGTGAATACCAAAGGGCTCGTTTATCTTCATTAACTTCTTAATAACTTCACCATTAGCAAGGTGTGCACAATTCCAGGTTATAAGATAATCAATGTTATGAACAGAGGCAACAGCAAGATGAGCAGCGTCACGGAAAGACTTTTCTGGAATTTCTAATTTTTCCATGTATACTTGTGCCATTTCCTCAACTTTATTATTCAATTCCAAATGAGGAAAGTCCTTTAGTTCTTCTAACCTTCTTTTAGCCGCTTCTTGATCACCCAATCCAGCTTCTTCAATTACAACCTCAGATATAAAAATGTTAAATTGTCCTACTGCCATAGGCCACCATTGGCGTGTAATTTCTTGATGAGCAAGGACTATGATGTCTCGACTTGGCTTAGAAGTATAATAGCTCACTACTGTAGTCTCAAGGTATATTGATTCTTTCATTCAGTACCTCTTTCATCCTAAT
It encodes:
- a CDS encoding type II toxin-antitoxin system VapC family toxin is translated as MKESIYLETTVVSYYTSKPSRDIIVLAHQEITRQWWPMAVGQFNIFISEVVIEEAGLGDQEAAKRRLEELKDFPHLELNNKVEEMAQVYMEKLEIPEKSFRDAAHLAVASVHNIDYLITWNCAHLANGEVIKKLMKINEPFGIHTPIICTPEELMEV
- a CDS encoding type II toxin-antitoxin system Phd/YefM family antitoxin — protein: MVQISVDEIKQNLSVYLPHVESGETIVVMKDGKPLAEFRPVVSTSKQLRPFGLCKGEFIVSDDFDNPLPESIIQEFEEQ